In Nerophis lumbriciformis linkage group LG04, RoL_Nlum_v2.1, whole genome shotgun sequence, a single window of DNA contains:
- the LOC133601754 gene encoding uncharacterized protein isoform X2, with the protein MHDDACAQHNRLRPLGSLLRAPESHSTGSKSEQNIILIIQGALWRSQWTLCKGGAVGIKMRPLLDRLSQKQSIEMRRETIIRSLILYLGEKEEELFEDCLEDSRSDVSNHILKILVVHGADEDPVDVSILVEGHEILPGCNSTAKACSLLMGLIYALNLAYPPTLRYIFEVFQKLMLELDGLKLSPKVNTLKLKLLS; encoded by the exons atgcacgacgacgcatgcgcacagcacaacAGGCTCCGGCCGTTAGGATCTCTTCTCAGAGCGCCAGAAAGTCATTCCACAG gaagcaaatcagaacagaacattattctcataattcag ggtgccctttggaggagccagtggactttgtgcaagggaggtgccgtggggatcaagatgaggccgctcctggacagactgagtcaa aaacagagcattgagatgaggcgtgaaaccattatccgcagccttatactgtaccttggcgagaaggaagaggaactttttgaagactgcttg gaggacagccgtagtgatgtcagtaaccacatcctcaaaatactcgtcgtccacggtgctgatgaggatccagttgatgtctccatccttgtggaaggccatgagattttgccagggtgcaacagtactgcgaaagcttgctcactgctcatgggactgatttatgccctgaacttggcataccctcccactttgcgctacatttttgaagtcttccaaaaactcatgctggagctggatggattgaaactgtccccaaaagtaaacaccttgaagttgaagttgctttcctaa
- the LOC133601754 gene encoding uncharacterized protein isoform X1, translating to MRTAQQAPAVRISSQSARKSFHRKQIRTEHYSHNSGCPLEEPVDFVQGRCRGDQDEAAPGQTESSVLVLLVHTKQSIEMRRETIIRSLILYLGEKEEELFEDCLEDSRSDVSNHILKILVVHGADEDPVDVSILVEGHEILPGCNSTAKACSLLMGLIYALNLAYPPTLRYIFEVFQKLMLELDGLKLSPKVNTLKLKLLS from the exons atgcgcacagcacaacAGGCTCCGGCCGTTAGGATCTCTTCTCAGAGCGCCAGAAAGTCATTCCACAG gaagcaaatcagaacagaacattattctcataattcag ggtgccctttggaggagccagtggactttgtgcaagggaggtgccgtggggatcaagatgaggccgctcctggacagactgagtcaagtgtgcttgttttgcttgttcataca aaacagagcattgagatgaggcgtgaaaccattatccgcagccttatactgtaccttggcgagaaggaagaggaactttttgaagactgcttg gaggacagccgtagtgatgtcagtaaccacatcctcaaaatactcgtcgtccacggtgctgatgaggatccagttgatgtctccatccttgtggaaggccatgagattttgccagggtgcaacagtactgcgaaagcttgctcactgctcatgggactgatttatgccctgaacttggcataccctcccactttgcgctacatttttgaagtcttccaaaaactcatgctggagctggatggattgaaactgtccccaaaagtaaacaccttgaagttgaagttgctttcctaa
- the LOC133601754 gene encoding uncharacterized protein isoform X3 — MHDDACAQHNRLRPLGSLLRAPESHSTGCPLEEPVDFVQGRCRGDQDEAAPGQTESSVLVLLVHTKQSIEMRRETIIRSLILYLGEKEEELFEDCLEDSRSDVSNHILKILVVHGADEDPVDVSILVEGHEILPGCNSTAKACSLLMGLIYALNLAYPPTLRYIFEVFQKLMLELDGLKLSPKVNTLKLKLLS; from the exons atgcacgacgacgcatgcgcacagcacaacAGGCTCCGGCCGTTAGGATCTCTTCTCAGAGCGCCAGAAAGTCATTCCACAG ggtgccctttggaggagccagtggactttgtgcaagggaggtgccgtggggatcaagatgaggccgctcctggacagactgagtcaagtgtgcttgttttgcttgttcataca aaacagagcattgagatgaggcgtgaaaccattatccgcagccttatactgtaccttggcgagaaggaagaggaactttttgaagactgcttg gaggacagccgtagtgatgtcagtaaccacatcctcaaaatactcgtcgtccacggtgctgatgaggatccagttgatgtctccatccttgtggaaggccatgagattttgccagggtgcaacagtactgcgaaagcttgctcactgctcatgggactgatttatgccctgaacttggcataccctcccactttgcgctacatttttgaagtcttccaaaaactcatgctggagctggatggattgaaactgtccccaaaagtaaacaccttgaagttgaagttgctttcctaa